One genomic segment of Labilithrix sp. includes these proteins:
- a CDS encoding M23 family metallopeptidase, which yields MIADGVVVETKDGIAENTPGRTAEAVTLETVAGNHVVLDFGKKRFALYAHFKPGSVRVKVGDRVKRGQVLGLVGNTGNSTEPHLHVHVSDAASPLGAEGVPWAIDTFEVQPAKETSFKKVTRELPLEDALVRFAP from the coding sequence ATGATCGCGGACGGCGTCGTCGTCGAGACGAAGGACGGGATCGCGGAGAACACGCCGGGGCGCACGGCCGAAGCGGTGACGCTGGAGACGGTCGCGGGCAACCACGTCGTCCTCGATTTCGGAAAGAAGCGCTTCGCGCTCTACGCGCACTTCAAGCCGGGCAGCGTGAGGGTGAAGGTCGGTGACCGCGTGAAGAGAGGGCAAGTGCTCGGGCTCGTCGGCAACACCGGCAACTCGACCGAGCCGCACCTCCACGTCCACGTGAGCGACGCCGCCTCGCCGCTCGGCGCGGAGGGCGTGCCGTGGGCGATCGATACGTTCGAGGTGCAGCCCGCGAAGGAGACGAGCTTCAAGAAGGTCACGCGCGAGCTGCCCTTGGAGGACGCGCTCGTACGCTTCGCGCCGTGA
- a CDS encoding response regulator has translation MSSMKSFKASHAMLPRSVLVLLAVPEESRGPLTAELVAAGHVVRNWQPDEPVPPQAAVAIVDGLAGIEAASQAQCHLLALLDASETSRFLDFVRLPSDFVLKPTRHDEVAARVTHLAVQPTWRERTMHRLFALAIERTSDVIEVTDPQARFQYVNPAYERTLGIPRSEAIGKTPAELVRSDYHPPEFWKKLDETLQRGETYQGTLVSRSRAGRQVHLDTTITPIADRRGRFTHHVGVKRDITERLERAEAMLQANRALEKARDAALAASRAKSEFLANMSHELRTPLNAIIGYSEMLMDDLGDPTSQMHEDLKRIRSAGGHLLTLIDDVLDISKIEADRVDILTENIAVSDLVGSVEETIRPLAEANKNQFVATIEEGVTLVRADRTRLRQVLFNLVSNANKFTKGGTVSLTARSIEKDGARWVELDVTDTGIGITKEQQAKLFQPFVQADSSTTREYGGTGLGLVICKRLTEMMGGSIELESEKGRGTTIRVCIPPGDTKPDSEAPMRDDDAGHAPVVLVIDDEENDRELVARVLAKRGFHVEVASSGQAGIELAARLKPAAIVLDVNMPRMSGWDVLSALKLSEKTSSIPVVMLTVMHQEEIGRALGAVDYLIKPLQPRALVEVLRRHVPTDTGRVLVVEDDEPTRELMTRTLRSAGHVVVEAENGKIALDRLAEAAPQVIVLDLMMPVMDGMMFLHHLRAMEAYANVPVIVATAQILTDADRAQLAASAQQIIEKKAHSRSELLSLIADEIRARIGEGAPLSESEVTSE, from the coding sequence GTGAGCTCCATGAAGTCCTTCAAGGCGTCCCACGCCATGCTTCCGCGCAGCGTCCTCGTGCTGCTCGCCGTGCCCGAGGAGAGCCGCGGTCCGCTCACCGCCGAGCTCGTCGCCGCGGGGCACGTCGTCCGCAACTGGCAGCCCGACGAGCCGGTGCCGCCGCAGGCGGCCGTCGCGATCGTCGACGGCCTCGCCGGGATCGAAGCGGCGAGCCAAGCGCAGTGTCACCTCCTCGCGCTGCTCGACGCGAGCGAGACGAGCCGCTTCCTCGACTTCGTGCGCCTGCCCTCGGACTTCGTCCTCAAGCCCACGCGCCACGACGAGGTCGCCGCGCGCGTCACCCACCTCGCCGTCCAGCCGACGTGGCGCGAGCGCACGATGCATCGCCTCTTCGCCCTCGCGATCGAGCGCACGAGCGACGTCATCGAGGTGACCGATCCGCAGGCGCGCTTCCAGTACGTGAACCCGGCCTACGAGCGCACGCTCGGCATCCCCCGCAGCGAGGCGATCGGCAAGACGCCCGCCGAGCTCGTCCGCAGCGACTACCACCCGCCCGAGTTCTGGAAGAAGCTCGACGAGACGCTCCAGCGCGGCGAGACCTACCAAGGCACGCTCGTCTCGCGATCGCGCGCCGGACGCCAGGTCCACCTCGACACCACCATCACCCCGATCGCGGACCGGCGCGGGCGCTTCACCCACCACGTCGGCGTGAAGCGCGACATCACCGAGCGCCTCGAGCGCGCGGAGGCGATGCTGCAGGCGAACCGCGCGCTCGAGAAGGCGCGCGACGCCGCGCTCGCCGCGAGCCGCGCGAAGAGCGAGTTCCTCGCGAACATGAGCCACGAGCTGCGCACGCCGCTCAACGCGATCATCGGCTACAGCGAGATGCTGATGGACGACCTGGGCGACCCCACCTCCCAGATGCACGAGGACCTGAAGCGCATCCGCAGCGCGGGCGGGCACCTCCTCACCCTCATCGACGACGTCCTCGACATCTCGAAGATCGAGGCCGATCGCGTCGACATCCTGACCGAGAACATCGCCGTCTCCGATCTCGTCGGCAGCGTCGAGGAGACGATCCGGCCGCTCGCGGAGGCGAACAAGAACCAGTTCGTGGCGACGATCGAAGAAGGCGTCACCCTCGTGCGCGCCGACCGCACGCGCCTCCGCCAGGTCCTCTTCAACCTCGTGAGCAACGCGAACAAGTTCACGAAGGGCGGCACCGTCTCGCTCACCGCCCGCAGCATCGAGAAGGACGGCGCGCGCTGGGTCGAGCTCGACGTCACCGACACCGGCATCGGCATCACGAAGGAGCAGCAGGCGAAGCTCTTCCAGCCCTTCGTCCAGGCCGACTCGTCGACGACGCGCGAGTACGGCGGCACCGGCCTCGGCCTCGTCATCTGCAAGCGCCTCACCGAGATGATGGGCGGCTCGATCGAGCTCGAGAGCGAGAAGGGACGCGGCACCACGATCCGCGTCTGCATCCCGCCCGGGGACACGAAGCCGGACTCCGAAGCGCCGATGCGCGACGACGACGCCGGCCACGCGCCGGTGGTCCTCGTCATCGACGACGAAGAGAACGATCGCGAGCTCGTCGCGCGCGTCCTCGCGAAGCGCGGCTTCCACGTCGAGGTCGCCTCGAGCGGGCAGGCCGGGATCGAGCTCGCCGCGCGCCTCAAGCCCGCCGCGATCGTCCTCGACGTGAACATGCCGCGCATGAGCGGCTGGGACGTCCTCTCCGCGCTCAAGCTCTCGGAGAAGACGTCGTCGATCCCCGTCGTCATGCTCACGGTGATGCACCAGGAGGAGATCGGGCGCGCGCTCGGCGCGGTGGACTACCTGATCAAGCCGCTCCAGCCCCGCGCGCTCGTCGAGGTCCTGCGCCGCCACGTCCCGACCGACACCGGGCGCGTCCTCGTCGTCGAGGACGACGAGCCCACGCGCGAGCTGATGACGCGCACGCTCCGCTCCGCCGGCCACGTCGTCGTCGAGGCGGAGAACGGGAAGATCGCGCTCGATCGCCTCGCCGAGGCCGCCCCGCAGGTGATCGTGCTCGACCTCATGATGCCGGTCATGGACGGCATGATGTTCCTCCACCACCTCCGCGCGATGGAGGCGTACGCGAACGTCCCCGTCATCGTCGCGACCGCGCAGATCCTCACCGACGCCGACCGCGCCCAGCTCGCGGCGAGCGCGCAGCAGATCATCGAGAAGAAGGCGCACAGCCGCTCCGAGCTGCTCTCGCTCATCGCCGACGAGATCCGCGCGCGGATCGGAGAGGGCGCCCCGCTCTCGGAGTCAGAGGTAACGAGCGAGTAG
- a CDS encoding response regulator encodes MSEPVVSSSKPSSGKPPSQPMRLLVVDDNDDNSNLLSRRLKSKGYQVDIASDGPSALEACAKVTYDAILLDVMMPGMSGIEVLTKLREKHAKTQLAVIMATAKDDSSSVVDALKKGANDYVTKPIDFPVLLARLETHLAMKAEAAKAAAAAATKVDVTFGIAPGTVLCGRYEILEKRGEGGFAVVYKARQISTNREVALKHLRPDVLGARSDRVHLERFERESKLIGELNHPNVVRLIDSGSVSVRPSAPPSTPLKDAADDPAATASQTRKRQPDGDPMNVPYIVMELLAGESLADLIDREAPLAPSRAVDLILPVLSALHAAHEKGVVHRDVKPSNIMLSADDRGGIEPKVLDFGIAKLTTQDKSDLTVTSSLIGTPQYMPPEQAFGKKDLDARADQFSAAAVLYQMLTGRPLYSGESFLELVSNVLAGTFTPLADAKPGLEPALVTVVSRALAAERESRHSSVMAFGRALLPFATDRGARRWTDQFAKVSLGPPSSDDVLHVSIERSERAPPVGPATVANTEVGQKLLVAPEPAVAVSGTAATVESVVPLEPPPPAAPAPAKPAAVARYRPTWERIALLAIVTTLVSYLLARYL; translated from the coding sequence ATGAGCGAGCCCGTCGTGTCGTCGTCGAAGCCGTCGTCGGGGAAGCCCCCGTCGCAGCCGATGCGCTTGCTCGTCGTCGACGACAACGACGACAACTCGAACCTCCTCTCGCGCCGCCTCAAGAGCAAGGGCTACCAGGTCGACATCGCCTCCGACGGTCCGTCCGCGCTCGAGGCGTGCGCGAAGGTCACCTACGACGCGATCCTCCTCGACGTCATGATGCCGGGCATGAGCGGCATCGAGGTGCTCACCAAGCTGCGCGAGAAGCACGCGAAGACGCAGCTCGCCGTCATCATGGCGACGGCGAAGGACGACAGCTCCTCCGTCGTCGACGCGCTCAAGAAGGGCGCGAACGACTACGTCACGAAGCCGATCGACTTCCCGGTCCTCCTCGCGCGCCTCGAGACGCACCTCGCGATGAAGGCGGAGGCGGCGAAGGCGGCCGCCGCCGCGGCGACGAAGGTCGACGTGACGTTCGGCATCGCGCCCGGCACCGTGCTCTGCGGTCGTTACGAGATCCTCGAGAAGCGGGGCGAGGGCGGCTTCGCCGTCGTCTACAAGGCGCGCCAGATCTCGACGAACCGGGAGGTCGCGCTCAAGCACCTCCGCCCCGACGTGCTCGGCGCGCGGAGCGATCGCGTCCACCTCGAGCGCTTCGAGCGCGAGAGCAAGCTGATCGGCGAGCTCAATCACCCGAACGTCGTCCGCTTGATCGACTCCGGCAGCGTGTCGGTGCGTCCGAGCGCGCCGCCGAGCACGCCGCTCAAGGACGCCGCGGATGATCCCGCCGCGACGGCGTCGCAGACACGGAAGCGCCAGCCCGACGGCGATCCGATGAACGTCCCGTACATCGTGATGGAGCTCCTCGCCGGGGAGTCGCTCGCCGATCTCATCGATCGGGAAGCGCCGCTCGCGCCGTCGCGCGCGGTGGACCTCATCTTGCCGGTCCTCAGCGCGCTCCACGCCGCGCACGAGAAGGGCGTCGTGCATCGTGACGTGAAGCCGAGCAACATCATGCTCTCGGCCGACGACCGCGGCGGGATCGAGCCGAAGGTGCTCGACTTCGGCATCGCGAAGCTCACGACGCAGGACAAGAGCGACCTCACCGTCACCTCGTCGCTCATCGGCACGCCGCAGTACATGCCGCCCGAGCAGGCGTTCGGGAAGAAGGACCTCGACGCGCGCGCGGACCAGTTCTCCGCCGCCGCCGTCCTCTACCAGATGTTGACCGGGCGACCGCTCTACAGCGGTGAGAGCTTCCTCGAGCTCGTGAGCAACGTCCTCGCGGGCACGTTCACGCCGCTCGCCGACGCGAAGCCCGGCCTCGAGCCCGCCCTCGTCACGGTCGTCTCGCGCGCGCTCGCGGCCGAGCGCGAGAGCCGGCACTCGTCGGTGATGGCGTTCGGCCGCGCGCTCCTCCCGTTCGCGACCGATCGCGGGGCGCGCCGCTGGACCGATCAGTTCGCGAAGGTGTCGCTCGGGCCGCCGTCGAGCGACGACGTCCTCCACGTCAGCATCGAGCGCTCCGAGCGCGCGCCGCCGGTGGGGCCCGCGACGGTCGCGAACACCGAGGTCGGGCAGAAGCTCCTCGTCGCACCCGAGCCGGCCGTCGCCGTCTCCGGCACCGCCGCGACGGTGGAGTCGGTCGTCCCGCTCGAGCCGCCCCCGCCCGCGGCGCCCGCGCCCGCGAAGCCCGCCGCCGTCGCGCGCTACCGCCCGACGTGGGAGCGCATCGCGCTCCTCGCGATCGTGACCACGCTCGTCTCGTACCTACTCGCTCGTTACCTCTGA
- a CDS encoding response regulator: MPPRILLVEDNEMNRDMLARRLSRRGFEVILATTGTEGVAKARAEKPDLVLMDMSLPEIDGWEATRQLRADASCATMRIIALTAHAMAEDRRKATEAGCDDFDTKPVDIERLITKMTALLAQPHGGSAMPQPPAKGA; the protein is encoded by the coding sequence ATGCCTCCCAGGATCCTGCTCGTCGAAGACAACGAGATGAACCGTGACATGCTTGCGCGGCGGCTGTCGCGGCGAGGGTTCGAGGTGATCCTCGCGACGACGGGGACCGAAGGCGTCGCGAAGGCGCGCGCGGAGAAGCCCGACCTCGTGCTCATGGACATGAGCCTCCCCGAGATCGACGGGTGGGAGGCGACGCGGCAGCTCCGCGCGGACGCGAGCTGCGCGACGATGCGCATCATCGCGCTCACCGCGCACGCGATGGCCGAGGATCGGCGGAAGGCGACCGAGGCGGGTTGCGACGACTTCGACACCAAGCCGGTCGACATCGAGCGGCTCATCACCAAGATGACGGCCCTCCTCGCCCAGCCGCACGGCGGCTCCGCGATGCCCCAGCCACCGGCGAAGGGGGCGTGA
- a CDS encoding hydroxymethylglutaryl-CoA synthase: MFILMNRSSVGIDALAIAAPRTFLELTDLAAARGVAPEKYTKGLGAVRMAIADRHEDPVTLAADAALRMFARSGADPARVGFCAVGTETAVDHSKPVASYVHGLLGLPRAARVYDAKHACFGGTAALLAACEWIASGAAKGRTALVVCSDIARYALGSPGEPTQGAGAVAMLVSESPRLLEIEIGNTGSYARDVHDFWRPLNRRDALVDGHFSVSCYLDALAGAYGAFATEDRGAPLARCAYHVPYVKMAMKADRHRAAIEGLSEEEAERRFAREVRPSLAFAAEVGNVYTGSLYMAVASLLSAEADALEGERVGLFSYGSGCVAEFFAARVARGAGALVRALDLGAPLRDRVRLSIEQYEAIRRAESDEVVVGDRDVNLGERAVFLGIDSAERRAYSVNVEGFAPDASSGRFAA, encoded by the coding sequence ATGTTCATCCTCATGAACCGTTCGTCCGTTGGTATCGACGCCCTCGCGATCGCCGCGCCCCGCACCTTCCTCGAGCTGACCGATCTCGCCGCGGCGCGCGGCGTCGCCCCCGAGAAGTACACGAAGGGCCTCGGCGCCGTTCGGATGGCGATCGCGGATCGGCACGAAGATCCGGTGACCCTCGCCGCCGACGCGGCGCTCCGCATGTTCGCGCGGAGCGGCGCGGATCCGGCGCGCGTCGGGTTCTGCGCGGTGGGCACGGAGACGGCGGTCGACCACTCGAAGCCGGTCGCCTCGTACGTGCACGGTCTCCTCGGGCTGCCGCGCGCGGCGCGGGTCTACGACGCGAAGCACGCGTGCTTCGGGGGGACCGCGGCGCTCCTCGCCGCGTGCGAGTGGATCGCGAGCGGCGCGGCGAAGGGACGGACCGCGCTCGTCGTCTGCTCCGACATCGCGCGCTACGCCCTCGGCTCGCCGGGGGAGCCGACCCAAGGCGCCGGCGCGGTCGCGATGCTCGTCTCCGAGAGCCCGCGCCTGCTCGAGATCGAGATCGGCAACACCGGGAGCTACGCGCGCGACGTGCACGACTTCTGGCGCCCGCTGAACCGGCGCGACGCGCTCGTCGACGGACACTTCTCCGTCTCCTGCTACCTCGACGCGCTCGCGGGAGCGTACGGCGCGTTCGCGACGGAGGACCGCGGCGCGCCGCTCGCCCGCTGCGCGTATCACGTGCCGTACGTGAAGATGGCGATGAAGGCGGACCGCCATCGCGCCGCGATCGAGGGCCTGAGCGAGGAGGAGGCGGAGCGGCGCTTCGCGCGCGAGGTGCGCCCGTCGCTCGCGTTCGCGGCCGAGGTCGGCAACGTCTACACCGGCTCGCTCTACATGGCCGTCGCGTCGCTCCTCTCCGCGGAGGCGGACGCGCTCGAAGGCGAACGCGTCGGCCTCTTCAGCTACGGCTCGGGGTGCGTCGCCGAGTTCTTCGCCGCGCGCGTCGCGCGAGGAGCCGGCGCGTTGGTCCGCGCGCTCGATCTCGGCGCCCCGCTCCGCGATCGCGTGCGCCTCTCGATCGAGCAGTACGAGGCGATCCGCCGAGCGGAGAGCGACGAGGTCGTGGTCGGCGATAGGGACGTGAACCTCGGTGAGCGCGCGGTGTTCCTGGGGATCGATTCTGCGGAGCGGCGAGCTTACTCGGTCAACGTCGAGGGCTTTGCCCCCGACGCCTCCTCGGGTCGCTTCGCTGCGTGA
- a CDS encoding fatty acid desaturase, whose protein sequence is MTGRSPTTRSALGAWFMRVHGPTWIVAVTIYGSWIGLTLAHARVPLPMLAVLGGVVIAWHGSLQHETIHGHPSGPRWLGRALGAPPLSLWLPYEIYRDTHRRHHATHRLADPAHDPEAPTEQSALGRLVLGPPRTIGAFLWSELGAVVRGEPGHRRAWALHALAVALVLLWLVVVARLPLWKYVLAFVYPGASLTLLRSFAEHRADVVPERRTTVVEAGLFFRLLFLNNNLHVAHHAAPRAPWFELPRLWAEQRASVAARAPDLIHAGYSAIVRARLLRRTDEAA, encoded by the coding sequence ATGACAGGCCGATCGCCGACGACGAGGAGCGCGCTCGGCGCGTGGTTCATGCGCGTGCATGGGCCGACCTGGATCGTGGCCGTGACGATCTACGGCTCTTGGATCGGGCTCACGCTCGCCCACGCTCGCGTGCCGCTGCCGATGCTCGCCGTCCTCGGCGGCGTCGTGATCGCGTGGCACGGCTCGCTCCAGCACGAGACCATCCACGGCCATCCGTCGGGGCCGCGCTGGCTCGGCCGGGCGCTCGGCGCGCCGCCGCTCTCGCTCTGGCTGCCGTACGAGATCTATCGCGACACGCATCGACGGCATCACGCGACGCACCGGCTCGCGGATCCCGCTCACGATCCCGAAGCTCCGACGGAGCAGAGCGCGCTCGGTCGCCTCGTCCTCGGGCCACCGCGGACGATCGGGGCGTTCCTCTGGAGCGAGCTCGGCGCCGTCGTCCGGGGAGAGCCGGGGCACCGGAGGGCGTGGGCCCTCCACGCCCTCGCCGTCGCCCTCGTGCTCCTCTGGCTCGTCGTCGTGGCGCGTCTCCCCTTGTGGAAGTACGTGCTCGCCTTCGTCTATCCCGGCGCGTCGCTCACGCTGCTGCGTTCCTTCGCCGAGCATCGCGCCGACGTCGTGCCCGAGCGGCGAACGACCGTCGTCGAAGCCGGCCTGTTCTTCCGCCTGCTCTTCTTGAACAACAACCTCCACGTCGCGCACCACGCCGCGCCGCGCGCGCCCTGGTTCGAGCTCCCCCGCCTCTGGGCGGAGCAGCGAGCCTCGGTCGCCGCCCGCGCGCCGGACCTGATCCACGCGGGATACTCGGCGATCGTCCGAGCGCGGCTGCTGCGACGGACGGACGAGGCGGCCTGA
- a CDS encoding PhnD/SsuA/transferrin family substrate-binding protein produces MAERLASLAMYDGGELAAANDVLWSAVARRLERLGMREVPRRLERDRALDDVWSSDRLLLGQTCGYPFAARFRGRLRLIATPRYSAPGCTESGHRTFVVVHARSTARSLSALRGTRAVINDVESMTGRHLLGDAIAAAGGARGFFASVEVSGSHARSLASVAACAADVAAIDCVSFAHLARAAPEMVAETRIIHRTRRTPALPFVISSACGDVASSLVTRALVDALADPSTADARRALMLVGVKRLAPSAYDGTLAVAANADRVFDA; encoded by the coding sequence ATGGCGGAGCGGCTCGCGAGCCTCGCGATGTACGACGGCGGAGAGCTCGCCGCCGCGAACGACGTGCTCTGGAGCGCCGTCGCGCGCCGGCTCGAGCGCCTCGGCATGCGCGAGGTCCCGCGCCGGCTCGAGCGCGATCGCGCGCTCGACGACGTCTGGTCGAGCGATCGCCTCCTGTTGGGGCAGACCTGCGGCTACCCGTTCGCCGCTCGCTTCCGCGGGCGGCTGCGTCTGATCGCGACCCCGCGATACTCCGCGCCCGGCTGCACCGAGAGCGGGCATCGGACCTTCGTCGTCGTCCACGCCCGCTCCACCGCGCGGAGCCTCTCCGCGCTCCGCGGGACCCGCGCCGTGATCAACGACGTCGAGTCGATGACGGGGCGGCACCTGCTCGGGGACGCGATCGCCGCCGCGGGCGGCGCACGCGGCTTCTTCGCGAGCGTCGAGGTGAGCGGGAGTCACGCGCGCAGCCTCGCGTCGGTCGCCGCGTGCGCGGCCGACGTCGCGGCGATCGACTGCGTCTCCTTCGCTCACCTCGCGCGCGCGGCCCCGGAGATGGTCGCCGAGACGCGGATCATCCACCGTACGCGGCGAACGCCGGCGCTGCCCTTCGTCATCTCTTCCGCGTGCGGCGACGTCGCCTCGTCACTCGTCACGCGCGCCCTCGTCGACGCCCTCGCCGACCCGTCCACCGCCGACGCCCGCCGCGCCCTCATGCTCGTCGGCGTGAAGCGCCTCGCCCCGAGCGCCTACGACGGCACGCTCGCCGTCGCCGCGAACGCCGACCGAGTCTTCGACGCCTAA
- a CDS encoding chitobiase/beta-hexosaminidase C-terminal domain-containing protein, which translates to MLKRFVFLLVLLLTVTLGFFACGGSTTNEGGLVVIITTDLSIEDMNAFRVEISQEVTPGTFGEPLIAKDYRMPADATLPATITIAAGTAPSQNALVRVIGRKIDAAGDTPIVLREAEVRVPSDRVLALTMVLSAACAYQVEVDPSGRYVSTCPLPRESCQPATGLCGSSIVDVDTLPPYDQVAGRDAALPIVPLDGSSVPAGPGAKEILSFAVAGVTGTIAGSDIFVSLPPGTNDKGLVPTIKWSGAKIEPDPSVAQDFDKKVLYTVTAADGSERVYTVHVSIALPDTKRIESFVVPGAVTLYTFGADEIDLEFPYGATPDLKNLVPTIAFVGKSISPASLQPQDFTNPVTYTVTAYDGSTRDYTVTAVIVDADAAEIRSFKINGVEGMVSTLTESIDVKLETGADLTNLTPEIQWIGKTIDPPAGTAQNFTSPVTYTVTSGDGTKTARYAVTVTRPRVSNVTFSPLGGNYGHTIDVKLSCKTPGAEVRFTTDASEPTASSTLYTPGAISIGATVINRNVKARCFSSRYEPAQITQFQLYSVTANAFDGPDEVTFGPTKCGQQAAAKTFSLSNTGAATTYSSDTPASFTVAPASGSIQANATITVTPKPVPAAPDSLDDIAETVNFTFAPNSLVRTVTLRQTITCP; encoded by the coding sequence ATGCTGAAGCGCTTCGTCTTTCTCCTCGTGCTCTTGCTCACCGTGACGCTCGGGTTCTTCGCCTGCGGCGGCAGCACGACGAACGAGGGCGGGCTCGTCGTCATCATCACGACCGATCTCTCGATCGAGGACATGAACGCGTTCCGCGTCGAGATAAGCCAGGAGGTCACGCCGGGGACGTTCGGCGAGCCGCTGATCGCGAAGGACTACCGGATGCCGGCCGACGCCACGCTGCCGGCGACGATCACGATCGCGGCGGGCACCGCGCCGAGCCAGAACGCCCTCGTCCGCGTGATCGGGCGCAAGATCGACGCGGCGGGCGACACGCCGATCGTGCTGCGGGAGGCCGAGGTGCGCGTCCCCTCCGATCGCGTGCTCGCGCTGACGATGGTCCTCTCCGCGGCGTGCGCGTACCAGGTGGAGGTCGATCCGAGCGGCCGCTACGTCTCGACGTGCCCGCTCCCGCGCGAGAGCTGTCAGCCGGCGACGGGCCTGTGCGGCTCGTCGATCGTCGACGTCGACACCTTGCCGCCCTACGACCAGGTCGCGGGGCGCGACGCGGCGCTCCCGATCGTGCCGCTCGACGGATCGAGCGTGCCCGCCGGTCCGGGGGCGAAGGAGATCCTGTCCTTCGCCGTCGCCGGCGTCACGGGCACGATCGCGGGGAGCGACATCTTCGTGTCGCTCCCGCCGGGGACGAACGACAAAGGGCTCGTGCCGACGATCAAGTGGAGCGGCGCGAAGATCGAGCCCGACCCGTCCGTGGCGCAGGACTTCGACAAGAAGGTCCTGTACACGGTCACCGCCGCGGACGGCAGCGAGCGCGTCTACACCGTGCACGTGTCGATCGCGCTGCCGGACACGAAGCGGATCGAGTCGTTCGTCGTCCCCGGCGCCGTCACGCTCTACACCTTCGGCGCCGACGAGATCGACCTCGAGTTCCCGTACGGCGCCACCCCCGACCTCAAGAACCTCGTCCCGACGATCGCCTTCGTCGGAAAGAGCATCAGCCCCGCCAGCCTCCAGCCGCAAGACTTCACGAACCCGGTCACGTATACCGTCACCGCCTACGACGGCTCGACGCGCGACTACACGGTGACCGCGGTCATCGTCGACGCCGACGCGGCGGAGATCCGATCGTTCAAGATCAACGGCGTGGAGGGGATGGTCTCGACCTTGACGGAGTCCATCGACGTGAAGCTCGAGACCGGCGCCGATCTGACGAACCTCACCCCCGAGATCCAGTGGATCGGAAAGACGATCGATCCTCCGGCCGGCACGGCGCAGAACTTCACGAGCCCCGTCACGTACACCGTGACCTCGGGGGACGGCACGAAGACGGCCCGCTACGCCGTCACGGTGACGCGGCCGCGCGTGTCGAACGTCACCTTCAGCCCGCTCGGCGGGAACTACGGCCACACGATCGACGTCAAGCTCTCGTGCAAGACGCCGGGCGCGGAGGTCCGGTTCACGACCGACGCGAGCGAGCCGACGGCGTCGAGCACGCTCTACACGCCGGGCGCGATCAGCATCGGGGCCACCGTCATCAACCGCAACGTCAAGGCGCGCTGCTTCTCGTCGAGGTACGAGCCGGCCCAGATCACGCAGTTCCAGCTCTACAGCGTGACGGCGAACGCGTTCGACGGGCCGGACGAGGTCACGTTCGGCCCGACGAAGTGCGGGCAGCAGGCGGCGGCGAAGACGTTCTCGCTCTCGAACACGGGCGCGGCCACGACCTACTCGTCCGACACGCCGGCGAGCTTCACCGTCGCGCCCGCGAGCGGATCGATACAGGCCAACGCGACGATCACCGTCACCCCGAAGCCGGTGCCGGCGGCCCCGGACTCGCTCGACGACATCGCCGAGACCGTCAACTTCACCTTCGCTCCGAACAGCCTCGTCCGCACCGTCACGCTCCGCCAGACGATCACGTGCCCTTAG
- a CDS encoding PEGA domain-containing protein, translated as MKKLLALVVVVATILLVGRSARAANPTKAQCISANEEGDALKKRGSLRAARASFLKCTNAACPRLVRDDCNLRVTELEAAIPTITFTARDGAQDTTAVSVSMDGESLAKEVDGKPISVDPGEHTFTFVLAGSPPQTEKLVLREGEKNRQVLIQFGEAPKAEGATGRLVVVSGSGAAITIDGKPTAIGRFDGAVSAGSHEVKVSESGKITSTRTVEVKSGATETLDVTLEPEKRSIVPWVVGGAAVVVVAALVVGGVFLFSSDDKQVPPPQGTLGGVRMATFR; from the coding sequence TTGAAGAAGCTGCTCGCGCTCGTCGTCGTCGTCGCCACGATCCTGCTCGTCGGCCGGTCGGCCCGCGCGGCCAACCCGACGAAGGCGCAGTGCATCTCCGCGAACGAAGAGGGCGACGCGCTGAAGAAGCGCGGCTCGCTGCGCGCTGCTCGCGCGTCGTTCCTCAAGTGCACGAACGCGGCGTGTCCGCGCCTCGTGCGCGACGACTGCAACCTGCGCGTCACCGAGCTCGAGGCCGCGATCCCCACCATCACGTTCACCGCTCGTGACGGCGCGCAGGACACGACCGCGGTGAGCGTGTCGATGGACGGCGAGTCGCTCGCGAAGGAGGTCGACGGCAAGCCGATCAGCGTCGACCCGGGCGAGCACACGTTCACGTTCGTCCTCGCCGGCTCTCCGCCGCAGACGGAGAAGCTCGTCTTGCGCGAGGGCGAGAAGAACCGCCAGGTCCTCATCCAGTTCGGTGAGGCGCCGAAGGCGGAGGGCGCGACGGGTCGCCTCGTCGTCGTGAGCGGCAGCGGCGCCGCGATCACGATCGACGGCAAGCCGACCGCGATCGGCCGCTTCGACGGCGCGGTCTCGGCCGGCAGCCACGAGGTGAAGGTCTCCGAGAGCGGCAAGATCACGTCGACGAGGACGGTCGAGGTGAAGAGCGGCGCGACCGAGACGCTCGACGTCACGCTCGAGCCGGAGAAGCGATCGATCGTGCCGTGGGTCGTCGGCGGCGCGGCCGTCGTCGTCGTCGCGGCGCTCGTCGTCGGCGGCGTCTTCCTGTTCTCGTCCGACGACAAGCAAGTGCCGCCGCCGCAAGGCACGCTCGGCGGCGTCCGGATGGCGACCTTTCGCTGA